The Candidatus Limnocylindria bacterium nucleotide sequence GACGACGCCGGCGATCTCGATGAGCCCGTCGCCGAACGGATCGTTGAGGAAGTTGATGCGCAGCCCGGCGGCGACGATGACGGCCGCGACGACGAGGAGACCGAGGAACTGCCAGCGCGCACGGAGCTCGAACACGTCGTCGATGAGACCCAGTGTCATGCCGAGGAGCGCGGCGAACGCCGTGAGCGTGAAGCGCGACGAGCGGACCTCCTCCGGGATGAGGAACGGATGACCGGCGAGACGGTCGATCAGCCAGAAGGCAAGGATCGTGAGTCCGAACGCGAGAGCGATCGCGAAGCCGCCGGGTCGCGGGATCGGGCGCGGATGCATGCGACGGCCGCCTGGCATGTCGAGCAGCGCAAAGCGCTCCGCGAGCCGGCCCACGAGTGGCGTGATCGCAGCGGAAAGAAGGAATGCGACGACAGCGGAGCTGACGAGGAGGAGGCCGGTCACAGCGCCGAACGATAGCCGCAGGCGGCGTACCAAGCAGAATGACGGTGAGGTATGTGGAATTGATGCGGCTGGACGGCCGGGTCGCCGTGATCACCGGTGGCGCGCGTGGCATCGGCGCCGAAACTGCACGCGTGTTCCGTCAGGCGGGCGCAACGGTGGTGACCTGGGATGTCAGCGACGGCGCCGACCAGCACGTCGACGTCACCAATGCGAAGGCCGTCGAGAACGCCGTTGCCGCGGCCGTGGCGAAGCTCGGCGGCATCGACATCCTGGTGAACAACGCCGGCATCCTGCGCGACGCGCAGCTCGTCAAGGTGAAAGACGGCGAGGTGACCGGGAAGATGGAGGAAGCGCAGTTCGATGCGGTCATCTCGGTCAATCTGAAGGGCGTGTTCCTCTGCGGTCAGTCCGTCGCGCCGGTCATGATCAAGAAGGGCTGGGGCAGGATCCTCAATGCCTCGTCGGTCGTCGGCCTCTACGGCAATTTCGGGCAGTCGAACTACGTGGCGACGAAGGCCGGCGTCATCGGCCTCACGAAGGTGTGGGCGCGCGAGCTCGGGCCGAAGGGCATCACCGTGAACGCTGTCGCGCCTGGCTTCATCGCGACGGAGATGGTGAAGCAGATGCCCGAGCAGATCCTGAGGAGCATGGTCGAGCGCACACCGGTCCGTCGCATGGGCGAGCCACGCGACGTCGCGAATGCATATCTCTTCCTCGCGTCCGAGGAGGCGAGCTTCATCAACGGCGCGGTCCTGAGCGTCGATGGCGGCGTCGTGGTCGGTACCTAGAACATCGAAGCGTCGCCCTCTGTACGATTCGCGAGGACCGACGAAACCAAAAAGAGGAGCGAGCTATGCCGCTATTCATGGATGTACACAAGTCGCTTCCCCCTGGTACGAAAGCGAAAGACGTCGCTGGCGCGCACGCGGCCGACGTGAAGACACAGGGCAAGTACGGCGTGAAGTACCTCAGGTACTGGGTCGACGAAAAGGCTGGAAAGGTCTTCTGCCTGGTGGACGCGCCGACACCGGAGGCCGCGGCGAAAGTTCACAAGGAAGCGCACGGTCTCGTGGCGGACGAGATCTATCCGGTGAGCGAGGGCAGCTAGCTCAGCGGGTCCCGAACTGACGGTCGCCCGCGTCACCTAGGCCGGGAACGATGTAGCCCTTCTCGTTCAGCCGCTCGTCAAGGGCAGCGACATGAATAGGCACATCGGGGTGCGCGCTCGAAAGAGCGCGCACTCCTTCGGGCGCGGCGATGAGGCCCACGTATTTCACACGCTTGGCGCCCCACTTCTTGAGGATGTCGATGGTCGCGACGGCCGAGCCGCCGGTCGCCAGCATCGGATCGAGCACGAGACACACCGCGACCGTCGCCTCCGATGGAAGCTTGTTGTAGTACTCGATCGGCCGCAGCGTGCGCTCGTCGCGGAACAGCCCGATGTGCCACACCTGCGCTTCGGGCATGAGATCGAGCGCCGCCTCGACCATGCCGATCCCGGCGCGCAGGACGGGTATGAGACCGACCGGCTCCGCGAGCCGCGCGCCTTTCGCGTTCGCGAGCGGCGTCGTCACCTCCGCCGCCTCGACCGGCAGATCCGCCGTCGCTTCGTATAGGAGGAGCGTCGCGAGCTCGCCAACGAGCGCGCGGAATTGCTGCGGCTTGGTCCGTTCGTCGCGCAGGCGCGTGACCTTCTCGCGGACCAGCGGATGGGTCGAGACGTGAAGCTGTTCGGTGGTCAGGCGCTCACACGTTCCGGCGTGATGCCCGGTACCGGGAAGCGCCGCGTGAGGTCGAGCACCTCCGTCGCGATCTCCTGCGCGACAGTCTCGTCACCTTTCGCGTTGAGGGACCGCGCGATGAGCGCGCCGATCCGCTCCATCTCGGCCTCGCGCATGCCGCGCGTGGTCACGGCCGGCGTACCGACGCGGATCCCCGACGCGGTGCCTGGTTTTTCGGGGTCGTACGGGATCGTGTTCTTGTTCACCGTGATGCCGACGGCATCGAGGGCTTTCTCGGCCTTCTTGCCGGTGAGCCCGAGCGGTCGCACGTCGACGAGCATGAGATGGTTGTCGGTACCGCCCGACACGATGCGGAGGCCCGCCTTCGCGAGCGAAGCGGCGAGCGTCTTCGCGTTCTTCTTGATCTGCTTCGCGTACTCCTTGAATTCCGGCGTCGCCGCCTCCTTGAGCATGACCGCCTTGCCGGCGATGACGTGCATGAGCGGACCGCCCTGGATGTTCGGGAACACCGCGCTATTGATGGGTTTCTCGAATTCGGCGTCGCTGAGGATCATGCCGCCGCGCGGTCCGCGAAGCGTCTTGTGCGTCGTCGTCGTGACGATCTGCGCGTGTCCCACCGGCGTAGGGTGCTCCCCCGCCGCGACCAGACCCGCGAAATGCGCCATGTCGACGATGAGGAGCGCGCCGACCTCGTCGGCGATCTTGCGCAGCCGCGGGAAGTCGAAGAAGCGCGGGTACGCGGTCGCGCCGGCGACGATGACCTTGGGCTTGTTCTCCTTCGCGAGCCGCTCGATCTCGTCGTAGTCGATGAGCTCGTCCTCACGTCGCACGTGGTACGGGACGACCCTGTAGAGCTTCGCCGAGAAGTTCACGGGCGAGCCGTGCGTGAGGTGTCCGCCCTGGTCGAGCGCGAGGCCGAGCATCGTGTCGCCCGGCTGCATCACCGCCGCGTACGCCGCCATGTTCGCCTGCGCCCCGGCGTGCGGCTGCACGTTGACTGCGGCCGCGCCGAACAGCGCCTTGGCACGTTCGATGGCGAGCGTCTCCGCGACGTCGACCCACTCGCAGCCGCCGTAATAGCGCTTGCCGGGGTAGCCCTCGGCGTACTTGTTCGTGAGCACACTGCCCACGGCCTCCATGACCGCGGGGCTGGTGTAGTTCTCGGAGGCGATGAGCTCGATCTTCTCGACCTGCCTGCGCCGCTCGCCCTCGATGGCCGCGTGGATCTCCGGGTCTTCGCGCTCCAGATGGCTCATACACCCCTCCGCATGCCTTGAGTCGAGTCCGCTGTCGTCTTGGTCCGCTGCTCCATCGCTTCGATCTGTCTCCGCCTGCGCTCGTGGCGTCCGCCCTGGACCTTCGCTCCGAGATAGGCGTCAACGATGCTCTTCGCGAGCTCGGATCCGATCACACGCTCGCCCATCGTGACCAGATTCAGGTCAAGGTGCTCGACGGAGTCACGCGCCGACCATTCGTTGTCTAGAACGCTGGCCCGGATCCCTGGGATCTTGTTCGCCGCCACGGCCGGTCCGATGCCAGAGCCGCAGGTAAAGATGCCTCGTTCGACCTCGCCCCGCGCGATGCCTTCCGCGAGTGCGCGCACGATCATCGGGTAGTCGTCGTCCGGATCCGTCGGCGGACCGTACTGCTTCACCTCGTGCCCCTTCTCGCGCAGGTGCTCCACGAGCGCCGCCTTCAGTGTCTGTCCGGCGTGGTCCGCCGCGATGCCGATCTTCAAGCGACCTTCGCCGACGCCAGCGCGCTCCGGATCTCATCGATCGTGATGGCGCCCTCGCGCAGGATCTTCACATCCGGTGTGGTGCAGTCGACGATCGTTGACGACAGTCCGCTGGTCGTCGGCCCGCCGTCGAGCACGAGCGCGATACGACCGTCGAGCTGCGCGATGACCTCCTGCGCCGTGCGCGAGTCCGGTTGCCCCGAGCGGTTCGCGCTGGTCACCGGCAGGCCGCCGCCGCTCAGTGAGATCAGCTGGCGCGCCACGGGGTGATCGGGCACGCGGAACGCGAGCGTCCCGCGGCGTGGCGCCACGAGGACGATCGTCAGTGGACCGGGCCAGAAGCGCTCCGCGAGGGCGCGCGCGGCCGGCGTGACCTGCGCGCTCGCCTCGAGATTCGATGCGTCTGAGAGGAGCACCGGGATCCGCTTCTCCTTCGGTCGGTCCTTCGCGCCGTATAGCTTGCGCACGTGGTCATGGCCGGCGGCGAGACCGTACACGGTGTCGGTGGGAAAGGCGACGAGCTCACCACGCGAGAGTGCGGCCGCCGCCTCCTCAACCGCCCCCGGCGCATCGGCCGCGAGGAGGCGCGTCTTCATGGGAGGATGATAGGTCGGTGACATCGCCGCTGGACCACGTGGCGCTCTTCAAGGAGCTTCCCGAGCCCGGACTCCAGATGCTCGCTGAACGAGGGCGCCCGAAGCACTTCGCGACCGGCGAAGTGATCATGCGACAGGGCGACGCGAGCGACGCGCTGCATGTCATCACGCGCGGGCACGTTCGCGTGGAGCGCGACCAGGCTGGCGATACACCGCTCGTTCTCGCCGAGCTCGGCCCCGGCGACGTGATCGGCGAGATGGGTCTTCTCGACGGCGGGCCGCGATCCGCGACGGTGACCGCGCTCGACGACACCGAGACGCTCGAGCTCCACGCCACCGTGATGGCCGTCGTCGTCATGCAGTACCCGCAGGTCGCCGCCGCGCTGCTCCGCACACTCAGTCGTCGCCTGCGGAGTGCCGACGAGCTCGCCGACGCGCTCGCACGCCGTCCTCCGCCGCAATAAGCCCCGAGCATCTCTCGTGAGTCCCATCGAAGTCCTTTTCGTCGACAAAGGCGGCGTGCTCATCGACAACACCACGCTCAGCGGGCAGTGGCGTCGCTTGATCGGGGAGTTCCTCGCGCCGCGCCTCGGCGGTCGTCACGAGGAGTGGGGCGCGGCGAACGTGCCCGCGTTCGAGCGGCAGTGGATGCGTTTCCAACAGGCCGCGGCGGCGGGTGGTCCTGCCGACATCCGAGGCTTCTTCGCGAAGGACGCGCGGCAGTGGTTCCTCGATATGTGCGATGGCGTCGGCATCGATCGTCCGCCCGACGACGTCGCGGATGCGCTCGCGGCCGACACGGTCCGCTATGTCAGGTCGCGTCTCGAAATTCCCGTCCCGCGCACGCTCGACGCACTCCGCGCGCTGCGCGCGCGCGGCATCGTCCTGCACACGG carries:
- a CDS encoding DUF4242 domain-containing protein, with amino-acid sequence MPLFMDVHKSLPPGTKAKDVAGAHAADVKTQGKYGVKYLRYWVDEKAGKVFCLVDAPTPEAAAKVHKEAHGLVADEIYPVSEGS
- a CDS encoding L-threonylcarbamoyladenylate synthase, which encodes MKTRLLAADAPGAVEEAAAALSRGELVAFPTDTVYGLAAGHDHVRKLYGAKDRPKEKRIPVLLSDASNLEASAQVTPAARALAERFWPGPLTIVLVAPRRGTLAFRVPDHPVARQLISLSGGGLPVTSANRSGQPDSRTAQEVIAQLDGRIALVLDGGPTTSGLSSTIVDCTTPDVKILREGAITIDEIRSALASAKVA
- the upp gene encoding uracil phosphoribosyltransferase — its product is MTTEQLHVSTHPLVREKVTRLRDERTKPQQFRALVGELATLLLYEATADLPVEAAEVTTPLANAKGARLAEPVGLIPVLRAGIGMVEAALDLMPEAQVWHIGLFRDERTLRPIEYYNKLPSEATVAVCLVLDPMLATGGSAVATIDILKKWGAKRVKYVGLIAAPEGVRALSSAHPDVPIHVAALDERLNEKGYIVPGLGDAGDRQFGTR
- a CDS encoding cyclic nucleotide-binding domain-containing protein; this encodes MTSPLDHVALFKELPEPGLQMLAERGRPKHFATGEVIMRQGDASDALHVITRGHVRVERDQAGDTPLVLAELGPGDVIGEMGLLDGGPRSATVTALDDTETLELHATVMAVVVMQYPQVAAALLRTLSRRLRSADELADALARRPPPQ
- a CDS encoding SDR family oxidoreductase, with protein sequence MRLDGRVAVITGGARGIGAETARVFRQAGATVVTWDVSDGADQHVDVTNAKAVENAVAAAVAKLGGIDILVNNAGILRDAQLVKVKDGEVTGKMEEAQFDAVISVNLKGVFLCGQSVAPVMIKKGWGRILNASSVVGLYGNFGQSNYVATKAGVIGLTKVWARELGPKGITVNAVAPGFIATEMVKQMPEQILRSMVERTPVRRMGEPRDVANAYLFLASEEASFINGAVLSVDGGVVVGT
- the glyA gene encoding serine hydroxymethyltransferase, which translates into the protein MSHLEREDPEIHAAIEGERRRQVEKIELIASENYTSPAVMEAVGSVLTNKYAEGYPGKRYYGGCEWVDVAETLAIERAKALFGAAAVNVQPHAGAQANMAAYAAVMQPGDTMLGLALDQGGHLTHGSPVNFSAKLYRVVPYHVRREDELIDYDEIERLAKENKPKVIVAGATAYPRFFDFPRLRKIADEVGALLIVDMAHFAGLVAAGEHPTPVGHAQIVTTTTHKTLRGPRGGMILSDAEFEKPINSAVFPNIQGGPLMHVIAGKAVMLKEAATPEFKEYAKQIKKNAKTLAASLAKAGLRIVSGGTDNHLMLVDVRPLGLTGKKAEKALDAVGITVNKNTIPYDPEKPGTASGIRVGTPAVTTRGMREAEMERIGALIARSLNAKGDETVAQEIATEVLDLTRRFPVPGITPERVSA
- a CDS encoding HAD-IA family hydrolase, with amino-acid sequence MSPIEVLFVDKGGVLIDNTTLSGQWRRLIGEFLAPRLGGRHEEWGAANVPAFERQWMRFQQAAAAGGPADIRGFFAKDARQWFLDMCDGVGIDRPPDDVADALAADTVRYVRSRLEIPVPRTLDALRALRARGIVLHTASADAHDDLVEFLERIGARDLFDRVYGSDLVNTWKFGPAYYRAVLADSGVDPARAAVVDDQPQALAWASECGLRGFLVERQGGQGFDEAVGRTFDEVARAID
- a CDS encoding RpiB/LacA/LacB family sugar-phosphate isomerase, which gives rise to MKIGIAADHAGQTLKAALVEHLREKGHEVKQYGPPTDPDDDYPMIVRALAEGIARGEVERGIFTCGSGIGPAVAANKIPGIRASVLDNEWSARDSVEHLDLNLVTMGERVIGSELAKSIVDAYLGAKVQGGRHERRRRQIEAMEQRTKTTADSTQGMRRGV